The following nucleotide sequence is from Nesterenkonia xinjiangensis.
AGGGAGACCCCGAGGATGGAGTTCGCACCGAGGCTGTTCTTGTTGTCCGTGCCGTCGAGGTCCAGAAGGATCTGGTCGATCAGGCGCTGCTCGGTGGCGTCCTGGCCCTCCAGGGCGGGGGCGATGACGTCATTGACCGCGGACACGGCGGCGGTGACGCCCTTGCCCAGGTAGCGATCCTTGTCGCCGTCGCGGCGCTCGACGGCCTCGAAGGCGCCGGTGGAGGCTCCGGAGGGGACGGCGGCCTGGCCGAAGCTGCCGTCGTCGAGCAGGACGTCGACCTCGACGGTCGGGTTGCCGCGCGAGTCGAGGATCTCGCGACCGTACACACTGGCGATGAGTGACATGAGTTGTCGGCTCCTTCTTGGGTTATCTGGACACTCCGGGGCCGACGCGTCCTTGCGCCAGCGTGCTGAGGTGGCGGCGCAGCGCTCGTTCGGGATCCTGACCCCGAGAACGCGCTCTGTGCACCACCGAGAAGAGTAGTTCACCCAGGGCGTCCTCGTCAGCCGCCACGAGTGGATCGTAGCCCGTGGAGGCGTGCTCCGGACCGGCGTCGGACTCTCCCCCCGCACCCGGGGGCAGGGTGCGGTCCAGTCGGTCGATGAGCTTGGCCGCGCGCGCCAGGGCCGGCAGGTGGGCGGGCAGGGAGCCGACGACGGCGGAGAGCTCGGCCTCCCCCTCGCCTCTGGGCGGGGAGGTTCCGTTCGCGTCCCCGGCGGTCTCGCCCACTCTGTCCGCGGCATCCTCAGCCACTGTCTCGGCAGCCTTCTCCGTGGCCTTGATCCGCGTCCAGGCACGCTCGATCTCCTCCAGGGAGGCCTCCGCGTCGACGTCGAGCTCCCCGGCGTCGTCGAACACGTGCGGGCTGCGGCGCACCAGCTTGGCAGTGATCGCCTCAGCCACGCCGTCGAGGTCGAAGGAAGCCCGTTCGGAGGCCAGCTGCGCATGCAGCACGATCTGGAAGAACAGATCCCCCAGCTCCTTGCGCAGAGTCTCCCCGAGCCGTGAGGACTCAATCTCCTCGACGGTCTCATACGCCTCCTCGACGAGATACTCGACGAGGGAGTCGTGGGTCAACCGCTGGGTCCACGGGCAGTGGACGCGCAGCTGGGCTACCACCCACTGAAGCCGCCGCAGAGGATCCGCCGGCGACCTCAGGGGCGGCTGGTGGGTCTGGGTCACTGCCAGGCCTCGAGGATCAGCGCGGAGAGCGCCTCACGCTCCTCGTGCCCGAGGAAGGCGGACTCCAGGGCGTTGATCTGGAAGTCCGCGAGTTCGGCCAGATCGTAGTCGAAGGCCTCCGCCAACAGGGCGAGCTCCCCGGAGAGGGTGACCCCGGAGACCAGCCGGTTGTCCGTGTTGACACCGACGTTGAAGCCCAGCTGGTAGAGCATGTCGAAGGGGTGGTCAGTGATGGCCGCCGGAGCATCGTCCGGGCCGAAGGGGGCGATGGCACCGGTCTGCAGGTTCGAGGTCGGGCAGACCTCGAGGTGCACCTGACGGTCACGCACCCAGCGGGCCACCTCGCCGAGCGCGACCTCGTAGGCCTCGCCGGCCTCGTCGGAGGTCACCGGCTCCTCTGAGATCGTGATGTCCTGGGCCACCCGCACCCCGTGGCCCAGCCGCCGGGCACGTCCGGACACCAGCGCGTCGCGGACGGACTCGACGCCGTCGGCCTCCCCGGCATGCACGGTCGCGGGGATCATCTCCTCGGCCAGGGTGGTGAAGGCGGCGGCGAAGCGAGAGGGAGGGAAGCCGTGCTCCGGACCAGCGATGTCGAAGCCGACCACGCCACGGTCGCGGTGACGCACGGTGAGCTCCACGGCCTCCTTCGCACGATCGGACTGGCGCATCGCGGAGATGATCTGCCCGACGACCACGAATTCGTCCCGGTCCTCCAGGGCGGCCATGCCTTCGTCCAGGCCGGCTTGGACCGCCTCGACGGCCTCGTCCAGGCTGAGGCCCTGCCGCTGGTGCTGCTCGGGGGCCCAGCGGACCTCGCCGTAGACCACGCCGTCCTCCGCCAGGTCCTCGACGTACTCGCGGGCCACCCGGCGCAGGTTCTCGGCGGTCTGCATCACCCCTGTGGTCATGATGAAGGCCTCCAGGTAGCGCTCCAGGGAGCCGGAGTCGGCGTTCTCCCGGAACCGACGGGCCAACACCTCGGCATCCTGGGTGGGGAGCTCGACGCCGGCCGGGCCGGCGAGCTCGATCAGCGTGGCGGGACGCAGGCCGCCGTCGAGGTGGTCGTGGAGGCTGACCTTCGGCAGCGAGCGGAGCTGCTCGATGAGGGCTTCGGAGGGACCGGTGGTCTCGGGCGAGGAAGTCGCAGTCATGGCACCAGCCTATCGGCCGCAGGGTGGGTGTCGGAGCACCGGTCACGTCTCGCCGACGTCCTCCTCCTCTGCATGACGATGGTGCCGACGCAGCCTGATCGGCGCCTCCACCTCGATCACCCCGGTGTCCTGGTAGCCCTCGGGGTCGATGTGCACGCCCTTGCGGTCCAGCCAGACGGAGAGCAGCCGGAAGAGTCTGTCGCAGAGCAGCCCCAGCAGCACCGCGGCGCCGATGCCCACCAGCATGGCCAGCAGCTGGTTGCCCAGCAGCTCGGTGCCCACCGCTCCCAGCAGGATCAGCCAGGCCGCCCACATCAGCGAGGCGGCCGCATCGATGAGCAGGAACCGCCGGAGCGAATACCGGGTTGATCCGGCCACGAAGTTGATCGCCACCCTCGCCCCGGGGATGAACCGGCCCACGAAGATCAGCAGGACCCCACGCTTGTCCAGCTCGTGGCGGGACCAGGTCAAGGTCCGTTGCATGGCCGGGCGGCGCAGCAGACGGAACCTGTCGGTGCCGATCACCCGACCCAGGTTGTAGGCCGCGAAATCACCCAGCAGCGCAGCCCCTGCCGCCACCAGGATCACCCACAGCCACCAGGGCGTCCCCGGCTGGTCCTGGACCGAGCCCAGGGTGATGATCAGCGAGTCCGAGGGCAGCGGTGGGAACACGCCGTTGACGAAGACGAAGCCGGCCAGACCGATGAGGGTCCACCAGCCTGAGGCCACCTCGATGACCAGCGCATTGAAGAACTCGCTCCACTCCTGGAAACGCGTCATCGACGTCCCTCTCAGCTGTGCCGCGGCCGCGTGCTGCTTACAGGTCCTCGGCGCTGATACGGTCCAGCACCAGGTCCCCGACCTCCACCGGGCCGCCGTCGGCATCGACGTCGACGGCACCGTCCAGAGCCTCCTCGGCGCGGGCCATCCGGGACTCCTCATCGGTGAGCAGGGTGAACAGAGGCTGCCCCGCCGTGACGTCGTCTCCCGGCTTGACGTGCATCCGCACGCCGGCGCCGGCCTGGACCGCGTCCTCCTTGCGCGCTCGGCCCGCGCCCAGGCGCCAGGCAGCGATCCCGACCGCCATGGCGTCCAGGCGGGTCACCGTCCCGGAGACCCCCGCGGTGACCGTGTGCTGGTGCGCCGCCGTCGGCAGTGTGGCCTCCGGGTCTCCGCCCTGGGCGGCGATCATCCGCCGCCAGGTGTCCATGGCCCGGCCGTCCTGCAGGGCCTGCGCCGGATCGGCGTCGGGCATCCCGGCCGCGGTCAGCATCTCCTGGGCCAGCGCCACGGTCAGCTCGACGACGTCGGCCGGCCCGCCTCCGGCGAGCACCTCCACCGACTCCTGGACCTCGATCGCGTTGCCGGCGGTCAGTCCCAGCGGCGCCTCCATGGCCGTGATCAGCGCTGTCGTGGCCACTCCGGCGTCCGTGCCCAGGGCGACCATCGTGCGGGCCAGCTCCTCGGCGTCGTCCCGGGACTTCATGAACGCCCCGGAGCCCACCTTCACGTCCAGCACGAGCGCGTCGGTGCCCTCTGCGATCTTCTTGGACATGATCGAACTGGCGATCAGCGGGATCGCCTCCACGGTGCCGGTGACGTCGCGCAGCGCGTAGAGCTTCTTGTCCGCCGGGGCCAGGCCCGCACCGGCGGCGCAGATCACCGCGCCCACCTCATCGAGCTGGGTCAGCATCTCCTCATTGCTCAGCGCGGCCCGCCAGCCGGGGATGGACTCGAGCTTGTCCAGGGTGCCGCCGGTGTGGCCCAGCCCGCGCCCGGAGAGCTGCGGGACCGGCACCCCGAAGCAGGCCACCAGGGGAGCCAGCGGCAGGGTGATCTTGTCCCCGACCCCGCCGGTGGAGTGCTTGTCCGCCGTGCGGCGCCACGCACCCTCGGCGGTCTTCAGCGAAGAGAAGTCCATGCGTTCCCCGGACGCGATCATCGCCCGAGTCCAGTGGGAGATCTCGTCACGCCGCATCCCGCGCAGCAGGATCGCCATGGCCATGGCGGACATCTGCTCGTCGGCCACCCGTCCCGCGGTGTAGGCGGCGATCACCCAGTCGATCTCCGACTGGGAGAGCCGGCCGCCGTCGCGCTTGGTACGGATCAGGTCGACGACGTCGAAGGCCTGGGGGTCGAAGGAGTTCTTCTCGGCAGGGGTCTGCTCAGCGCTCATGGGGCGTCCTCTCGGATCGACGGTGCAGGGAACGGAAGGTCGGCTCCGCGGCGTTCAGGCCTCGAGGTCTCGAGGGCCGAAGGCCTGCGGCAGCAGGTCCTGCAGGGTGGTGACACCCTCGGCGGTGCGGATGTACATGGTCTCGGCCGAGAACTCATGCAGCAGCTGACGGCACCGGCCGCACGGCGTGATGGGCTCACCGTCGCCGTTGACACACGTGAACGCCACGATGCGCCCACCACCGGTCATCTGCAGCTGACCGACCATCGTGCACTCCGCACAGAGGGTCAGCCCGTAGGAGGCGTTCTCCACATTGCAGCCGGAGACGATGCTGCCGGTCTCCAGCAGCGCCGCCGCCCCGACAGGGTACTTCGAGTACGGCACATAGGCCTTGGTCATGGCGATCCGGGCCTGGGTGTGCAGGACGTCCCAATCCACCCCCCCGCCGCCGGGGGCGAGCCGCAGGCTGCCGGTGAAGTCGAAGTCGTCCGGCTCCGCAGGGGGTCCGCCGACAGGACCTGAGGGTCCTGGGACGGAGCCCGAGCCGCTGGGGTGTTCAACGCTCATGGGGTCATCCTACGGGTGGTCGGGGACGCCGTCGTGGCGGTGGTCCTGCAGCGCACGCAGCGCGGCGGCCACCATGACCTTGGTGCCGGCCGCCAGCGCGCGCTCGTCAGGGGCATAGTCGCCGCGGTGCAGGTCGAAGTCCTCCCCGCCGGGGGTGCGGGTGCCGAGGCGGAACATGGCCCCGGGCCGTTCCTGCGTCATCCAGGCGAAGTCCTCCCCGCCCATGGACTGCGGTGCCAGCTCCACCGCGTCGGCGCCGAGCATGGCCCGTCCGCACTCCTCCAGCAGCATGGTCTCAGCCTCGGCGTTGTTCACCGGAGGCACTCCGCGGATGTGCTCCAAGGCGACGTCGACTCCGAAGGGCGCCGCGCACTGGGTGATGATCTCCTCCAGCAGCTCGCCGGCCCCGCGCCAGGCCTCCGCGTCCAGCACCCGCATGGTGCCGACCAGAGTGCCCGTGGAGGGGATGGCGTTGTGCGCGCTGCCGGCCTGGATCTGCCCCCACACCAGGGAGACCGCCGAGCGGACGTCCACCCGGCGGGAAAGCACGCTGGGGGCGGTGCTGGCGATGTGGGCGAGCGCCGAGACGACGTCCTCGGTCAGGTGCGGCCGCGAGGTGTGCCCGCCCCGTCCGGTCACCTCGATGCGCACCACGTCCGCCGCCGAGGTGATCGCGCCGATCCGGGTGCCGATGGTGCCGACGTCGATGCGCGGGTCCGAGTGCAGCGCGAAGACCCGAGGCACCGGCTCCAGCACGCCGCGGCGAATGACCTCCAGGGCGCCGCCGGGCATGGTCTCCTCGGCCGGCTGGAAGATCACCCGCACGGAGCCGCCGAGCCCGCCCGGGTTCTCGGTGTGCAGCCGCTGCAGGCTCAGCACCAGGCCGAGCATCACCGTGGTGTGGATGTCATGCCCGCAGGCGTGGGCGACGCCGGGGTTCCGTGAGGCGTACTCCAGGTCGGTGAGCTCGGTGACCGGCAGCGCGTCGATGTCTCCCCGGAAGCCGGCCACCAGCGGCCCGGCGCCGACGTCGACGAACAGCCCGGTGGTCTCCGGCAGCATCTGCGGCTCCAGACCCGCCTCGCGCAGCCAGGCGGCGAGCCGGGTCGTGGTCTCCACCTCCTGCCAGGACAGCTCCGGGCGGCTGTGGATCTCGCGGCGCATGGCGATCAGTCGCTGCTCGAGGTCCTCGACGACGTCGGCCGCGCCACGGCGCGTCGCCCCGAAGGGCGCCTGGCTAGAGGACATCGGAGTCTCCCTTCTCGCGCAGCGCCTCCACGGCCTGTTTGACGGACTGAGCGTGATCTGTGGTGGTGACCAGCAGCGCATCCTCGGTGTCGACCACTACGATGCCCTCCACCCCGATGAGCGCGACCACCCGTTGGGTGTCCGAGACGACGACCCCGCTGGACTGGTCGGAGTAGACCCGTGCCTTCTCCCCCAGCACGGTCATCTCGTCCTGCTCGTGGGCGGGGTTCAGCCGCGCGATCGCCGCGAAGTCGCCGACGTCGTCCCAGGTGAAGTCCCCGGGGATGACCGCCACATCGCCGGCGTCGGCGGCCGGCTCGGCCACCGCGTAGTCGATGGCGGTCTTCGGCAGGCCCGGCCAGACCCGCTGCATGACCTCGTCCTGGCGCTCGGTGCCCCAGGCCTCGGCGATCTCCACCAGGCCGGCGTGCAGCTGCGGCTCGGCGGCCTGCAGGTGCTGCAGCAGCAGTCCCACCGGGGCGACGAACATCCCGGCGTTCCAGAGGTAGTCCCCGTCGGCCACATACTGCCGGGCGCGCTCCTCTCCGGGCTTCTCCACGAACTCGGCGACCTGCCGGGCGCTGGGAGCGTGAGGGACCTCCAGCCGATCGCCCCGGCGGATGTAGCCGAAGGCCGTCGACGGGTGGGTCGGCGTGATGCCGATGGTGACGATCTTGCCGCTGACCGCGGTGGCGACCGCCTCCCGCACCGCCGCCTGGAAGACGTCCACCGGAGCGATGACCTGGTCCGCGGCGAAGGACCCCATGATGATGTCAGGGCTGCGCCGGTGCAGGATGGCCGCGGCCAGGCCGATCGCCGCCGCGGAGTCCTTCGGCGATGGCTCCAGCACCAGGTCGGCGTCGTCGACCTCGGGCAGCTGGGCGCGCACGGCGTCGCGATGCTGCTCCCCGGTGACGACGACGACCCGCTCCCCGGTCAGCGGGGCCAGCCGCTCGTAGGTGCCGCGGATCAGCGTGGTGCCCGAACCGGTGAGGTCATGCAGGAACTTCGGCGCGTTGGCGCGCGAGAGCGGCCACAGGCGCGTGCCCACGCCGCCGGCGGGGATCACGGTGTAGAAGCGTTCGAAGCTGAGGGGCTCTGCGGAGGATCCTGCCGCGGCGTCGACGTCAGCGCCGTGCGTGGCGGCGTCGGAGTCCCCGGCATGCCGGGGGCCCGCGGCCCCGGCCAGGTATGCGTCATGTGCGAAAGTCACGTCACCAGGGTAGACGCGTCAGCCGCAGAAGACCTGATCGGGTCCTGCGTACCGACCGAGGCCGTCGAGGAAAGTGGCTTTCCGCCTCCCGTTGAACCTGGCATGGATCAGGTCATGATTCCGCGGCCTCCCGGTGGAAGGTCTACGATGATCCGCGCAACATAGCGTCCAGGAATGCGCCACGGCCCGTGTCACAGGTGACGGTGGCTTACCCTGGTACGTAGATCGCACTCGCACCGGCGTCACAGATATCCGCTCCGCCAACTGCGATCAGATGCGCACCCAAGGAAGGGCGGGCGGAACGCCATGCGACGATGCAGGGAGGTTTACACACGTGACGCAAACCAAAGGCACCCTCTACAGGGGCCGAGAAGGCATGTGGTCCTGGGTCGGCCACAGGATCACCGGCGTCGGCATCTTCTTCTTCCTCCTGGTCCACGTGCTCGACACCTCACTCGTGCGCGTCTCCCCGGAGGCATACGATGCCGTCATCGGTGCCTATAAGAACCCCATCATGATCGTCGGAGAGATCGGCCTCGTCGGCGCGATCGTCTTCCACGCCTTCAACGGCCTGCGGATCATCCTGGTGGACTTCTGGAAGAAGGGCACCCGCTACCACAAGCAGATGCTCTGGGGCGTGCTCGCCCTCTGGCTCGTGACCATGGTCGCCTTCAGCGTCCGTCACCTGATGCTCTTCCTGGAAGGGTGGAACTGATCGATGACCACCACGAACTCTGAAGCAGTCCTTCCCGCGCAGGGCATCGAGGCTCCGCGCTCGGGACGCGTGGACCCCAAGTACCTGCGGAACAAGACCTCCTCGGGGAGTTTCGAGATGGCCGCCTGGGTCTTTATGCGCCTCTCCGGCATCGCCCTGGTGGTACTGATCTTCGTGCACCTCTGGGTGAACCTCATGGTGGGCGACGGCATCCACCAGGTCGACTTCGGCTTCGTCGCCGGCAAGTGGGCCAACCCGGTCTGGCAGTTCTGGGACCTGACGATGCTGTGGCTGGCGATGCTGCACGGCACCAACGGCATGCGCACCATCATCAACGACTACGCCGAGAAGGACTCGACGCGCCTGTGGCTGAAGTCGATCCTCTACATCGGCAGCGCCGTGATCATCATCCTGGGCACCCTGGTGATCTTCACCTTCGAGCCCTGCCTGCTGGACAGCACCACCGGCGAGCCGCTGCCGCGGGCCGTCTGCCCGAGCTGACCGACGTGCGCCCCTCCCCGTCGTGGCCCCCGGGCATCGCCGCCCGGGACGACGGCGGGGAGCGCGGGCCCGCCGGAGACGCTTCCACCACTTCGACCGAAGAGAGACACCCAAGCTGATGCAGGTTCACAAGTACGACGTCGTGATCGTCGGTGCGGGCGGCGCGGGCATGCGTGCCGCCATCGAATCGGGCCAGCGCGCCCACACCGCGGTGCTGACCAAGCTCTACCCCACCCGCTCCCACACCGGCGCCGCCCAGGGCGGCATGTGCGCCGCGCTGGCGAACGTCGAGGAGGACAACTGGGAGTGGCACACCTTCGACACGGTCAAGGGCGGTGACTACTTGGTCGACCAGGATGCTGCCGAGGTCATGGCCAAGGAGGCCATCGACGCGGTCCTCGACCTGGAGAAGATGGGCCTGCCCTTCAACCGCACCCCGGAGGGCAAGATCGACCAGCGCCGCTTCGGCGGCCACACCCGCGATCACGGCAAGGCCGCAGTGCGTCGCGCCTGCTACGCCGCGGACCGCACCGGCCACATGATCCTGCAGACGCTCTACCAGAACTGCGTCAAGCACAATGTGGAGTTCCACAACGAGTACTACGTGCTCGACCTCCTCACCGTGGAGGAGGAAGCCACCCGTGAGGACGGCACCCGGTACATGCAGAAGCGCGTAGCCGGCGTCGTCTCCTATGACCTTGCCAATGGTGAGATCCACATCTTCCAGGCCAAGTCCGTGGTCTTCGCCACCGGCGGCCTGGGCAAGATCTTCAAGACCACCTCCAATGCCCACACGCTGACCGGCGACGGCATGGCCATCGCCTACCGCGCCGGCATCCCGCTGGAGGACATGGAATTCGTGCAGTTCCACCCCACCGGCCTGGCCGGGCTGGGCATCCTGCTCTCCGAGGCGGCCCGCGGCGAGGGCGGCATCCTCCGCAACTCCGAGGGTGAGCGTTTCATGGAGCGCTACGCCCCCACCATCAAGGACCTCGCCCCGCGAGACATCGTGGCCCGATCCATGGCCAACGAGGTGCGCGAGGGCCGCGGCTGCGGCCCGAACAAGGACTACGTCCTGCTGGACCTGACGCACCTGGAACCGGAGCACATCGATGCGAAGCTCCCGGACATCACC
It contains:
- a CDS encoding thymidine phosphorylase, encoding MSAEQTPAEKNSFDPQAFDVVDLIRTKRDGGRLSQSEIDWVIAAYTAGRVADEQMSAMAMAILLRGMRRDEISHWTRAMIASGERMDFSSLKTAEGAWRRTADKHSTGGVGDKITLPLAPLVACFGVPVPQLSGRGLGHTGGTLDKLESIPGWRAALSNEEMLTQLDEVGAVICAAGAGLAPADKKLYALRDVTGTVEAIPLIASSIMSKKIAEGTDALVLDVKVGSGAFMKSRDDAEELARTMVALGTDAGVATTALITAMEAPLGLTAGNAIEVQESVEVLAGGGPADVVELTVALAQEMLTAAGMPDADPAQALQDGRAMDTWRRMIAAQGGDPEATLPTAAHQHTVTAGVSGTVTRLDAMAVGIAAWRLGAGRARKEDAVQAGAGVRMHVKPGDDVTAGQPLFTLLTDEESRMARAEEALDGAVDVDADGGPVEVGDLVLDRISAEDL
- a CDS encoding cytidine deaminase, with the protein product MSVEHPSGSGSVPGPSGPVGGPPAEPDDFDFTGSLRLAPGGGGVDWDVLHTQARIAMTKAYVPYSKYPVGAAALLETGSIVSGCNVENASYGLTLCAECTMVGQLQMTGGGRIVAFTCVNGDGEPITPCGRCRQLLHEFSAETMYIRTAEGVTTLQDLLPQAFGPRDLEA
- a CDS encoding succinate dehydrogenase hydrophobic membrane anchor subunit, with the translated sequence MTTTNSEAVLPAQGIEAPRSGRVDPKYLRNKTSSGSFEMAAWVFMRLSGIALVVLIFVHLWVNLMVGDGIHQVDFGFVAGKWANPVWQFWDLTMLWLAMLHGTNGMRTIINDYAEKDSTRLWLKSILYIGSAVIIILGTLVIFTFEPCLLDSTTGEPLPRAVCPS
- the sdhC gene encoding succinate dehydrogenase, cytochrome b556 subunit, which codes for MTQTKGTLYRGREGMWSWVGHRITGVGIFFFLLVHVLDTSLVRVSPEAYDAVIGAYKNPIMIVGEIGLVGAIVFHAFNGLRIILVDFWKKGTRYHKQMLWGVLALWLVTMVAFSVRHLMLFLEGWN
- a CDS encoding MazG nucleotide pyrophosphohydrolase domain-containing protein is translated as MTHDSLVEYLVEEAYETVEEIESSRLGETLRKELGDLFFQIVLHAQLASERASFDLDGVAEAITAKLVRRSPHVFDDAGELDVDAEASLEEIERAWTRIKATEKAAETVAEDAADRVGETAGDANGTSPPRGEGEAELSAVVGSLPAHLPALARAAKLIDRLDRTLPPGAGGESDAGPEHASTGYDPLVAADEDALGELLFSVVHRARSRGQDPERALRRHLSTLAQGRVGPGVSR
- a CDS encoding DedA family protein; this encodes MTRFQEWSEFFNALVIEVASGWWTLIGLAGFVFVNGVFPPLPSDSLIITLGSVQDQPGTPWWLWVILVAAGAALLGDFAAYNLGRVIGTDRFRLLRRPAMQRTLTWSRHELDKRGVLLIFVGRFIPGARVAINFVAGSTRYSLRRFLLIDAAASLMWAAWLILLGAVGTELLGNQLLAMLVGIGAAVLLGLLCDRLFRLLSVWLDRKGVHIDPEGYQDTGVIEVEAPIRLRRHHRHAEEEDVGET
- the sdhA gene encoding succinate dehydrogenase flavoprotein subunit, with amino-acid sequence MQVHKYDVVIVGAGGAGMRAAIESGQRAHTAVLTKLYPTRSHTGAAQGGMCAALANVEEDNWEWHTFDTVKGGDYLVDQDAAEVMAKEAIDAVLDLEKMGLPFNRTPEGKIDQRRFGGHTRDHGKAAVRRACYAADRTGHMILQTLYQNCVKHNVEFHNEYYVLDLLTVEEEATREDGTRYMQKRVAGVVSYDLANGEIHIFQAKSVVFATGGLGKIFKTTSNAHTLTGDGMAIAYRAGIPLEDMEFVQFHPTGLAGLGILLSEAARGEGGILRNSEGERFMERYAPTIKDLAPRDIVARSMANEVREGRGCGPNKDYVLLDLTHLEPEHIDAKLPDITEFARTYLGVEPYTEPVPVFPTCHYAMGGVPTTVTSEVLQDNTTTVPGLYAAGEVACVSVHGSNRLGTNSLLDINVFGKRAGIAAAEYASGADFVELPENPTARTEELLATVRNGNGGERVAAIRAELQETMDANMQVFRSEETIKEALGVIANLRERYKQVQIQDKGRRFNLDLLEAVELGFLLDMAEVMTVAALHRQESRGGHYREDFPDRDDANFMLHSMLYQDPEAETEGTQGIRFDTKPVVFTRYEPMERKY
- a CDS encoding adenosine deaminase, with protein sequence MTATSSPETTGPSEALIEQLRSLPKVSLHDHLDGGLRPATLIELAGPAGVELPTQDAEVLARRFRENADSGSLERYLEAFIMTTGVMQTAENLRRVAREYVEDLAEDGVVYGEVRWAPEQHQRQGLSLDEAVEAVQAGLDEGMAALEDRDEFVVVGQIISAMRQSDRAKEAVELTVRHRDRGVVGFDIAGPEHGFPPSRFAAAFTTLAEEMIPATVHAGEADGVESVRDALVSGRARRLGHGVRVAQDITISEEPVTSDEAGEAYEVALGEVARWVRDRQVHLEVCPTSNLQTGAIAPFGPDDAPAAITDHPFDMLYQLGFNVGVNTDNRLVSGVTLSGELALLAEAFDYDLAELADFQINALESAFLGHEEREALSALILEAWQ
- a CDS encoding mannose-1-phosphate guanylyltransferase, whose protein sequence is MIPAGGVGTRLWPLSRANAPKFLHDLTGSGTTLIRGTYERLAPLTGERVVVVTGEQHRDAVRAQLPEVDDADLVLEPSPKDSAAAIGLAAAILHRRSPDIIMGSFAADQVIAPVDVFQAAVREAVATAVSGKIVTIGITPTHPSTAFGYIRRGDRLEVPHAPSARQVAEFVEKPGEERARQYVADGDYLWNAGMFVAPVGLLLQHLQAAEPQLHAGLVEIAEAWGTERQDEVMQRVWPGLPKTAIDYAVAEPAADAGDVAVIPGDFTWDDVGDFAAIARLNPAHEQDEMTVLGEKARVYSDQSSGVVVSDTQRVVALIGVEGIVVVDTEDALLVTTTDHAQSVKQAVEALREKGDSDVL
- a CDS encoding amidohydrolase — encoded protein: MSSSQAPFGATRRGAADVVEDLEQRLIAMRREIHSRPELSWQEVETTTRLAAWLREAGLEPQMLPETTGLFVDVGAGPLVAGFRGDIDALPVTELTDLEYASRNPGVAHACGHDIHTTVMLGLVLSLQRLHTENPGGLGGSVRVIFQPAEETMPGGALEVIRRGVLEPVPRVFALHSDPRIDVGTIGTRIGAITSAADVVRIEVTGRGGHTSRPHLTEDVVSALAHIASTAPSVLSRRVDVRSAVSLVWGQIQAGSAHNAIPSTGTLVGTMRVLDAEAWRGAGELLEEIITQCAAPFGVDVALEHIRGVPPVNNAEAETMLLEECGRAMLGADAVELAPQSMGGEDFAWMTQERPGAMFRLGTRTPGGEDFDLHRGDYAPDERALAAGTKVMVAAALRALQDHRHDGVPDHP